From Azospirillum brasilense:
CATCGCCGCGGCGACGCAGCCGATCTACGAGCGCATGAAGCGCGTGGTCCCCGCCGTCGAATGGCCGTTCCACGCCCCGCTGGTCCACGAGATCAACCGCCTGAAGCGGGAGCGCAACGCGGTGATCCTCGCCCACAACTACCAGACGCCGGAGATCTTCCACGGCGTGGCCGACATCGTGGGCGACAGCCTCGCGCTCGCCGCACGGGCGACCCAGACCGATGCCGACGTCATCGTGCTCGCCGGCGTGCATTTCATGGCGGAGACGGCGAAGCTGCTGAACCCGTCGAAGACGGTGCTGATCCCCGACACCGGGGCGGGCTGCTCGCTGGCCGAATCGATCACCGCCGCCGACGTGCGGCTGCTGCGCGAGCGCTATCCGGGCGTGCCGGTGGTCGCCTACGTCAACACCTCGGCCGACGTGAAGGCGGAGGTGGACATCTGCTGCACCTCCGGCAACGCGGTGGAGGTGGTGGAGTCGCTGGGCGCACCGCGCGTCATCATGCTGCCCGACGAGTATCTGGCGAAATACGTCGCCACCCAGACCAACGTTGAGATCATCGCCTGGAAGGGCCATTGCGAGGTGCACGAGCGCTTCACCGGCGACGAGATCCGCGAGTTCCGCGGGCGCTTCGACGAGTTGATCGTCATCGCCCACCCGGAATGCCCGCCCGACGTCCTGGAGGCCGCGGACTTCGTCGGCTCCACCGCCCGCATGGTCGATTTCGTGGCGGACCGCCGCCCGCCGCGGGTGCTGATGGTCACCGAATGCTCGATGAGCGACAACGTCGCCGCCGCCTCGCCGGAGACGGAGTTCGTGCGGCCCTGCAACCTGTGTCCGCACATGAAGAAGATCACCCTGGCGAACATCCTGGACAGCCTGCGCACGCTGGAACCGCAGGTGACCATCGCGCCGGAGGTGGCCGACCGCGCCCGCCGCTCGGTGGAACGGATGCTGGCCGTCAAGCCGCGCTGATCCTCCATTCCCTC
This genomic window contains:
- the nadA gene encoding quinolinate synthase NadA; this translates as MRDTTGLAYTPDIAAATQPIYERMKRVVPAVEWPFHAPLVHEINRLKRERNAVILAHNYQTPEIFHGVADIVGDSLALAARATQTDADVIVLAGVHFMAETAKLLNPSKTVLIPDTGAGCSLAESITAADVRLLRERYPGVPVVAYVNTSADVKAEVDICCTSGNAVEVVESLGAPRVIMLPDEYLAKYVATQTNVEIIAWKGHCEVHERFTGDEIREFRGRFDELIVIAHPECPPDVLEAADFVGSTARMVDFVADRRPPRVLMVTECSMSDNVAAASPETEFVRPCNLCPHMKKITLANILDSLRTLEPQVTIAPEVADRARRSVERMLAVKPR